The nucleotide sequence CCTGCCATCCAAGATATGTGGATGATGTTGTCAGGCGATCGCGCTCAGCAGTTATTGCAGCTTGATGTCATCATTGAGGCTTACAACGAGTTTAATGAGTTTAACTTAGATGAATTGGCATTAATTGAACCGCTTCGGGGCTTAAGAATGCTGCATCACAATGGTTGGTTGGCTAAGCGTTGGAGCGATCCTGCCTTTCCGCACCATTTCCCTTGGTTTGCAGAAGCTAACTATTGGCAGCAAGCATTGAATGATATCGATGCCCAGTGTTTAGCGGTTCAAGCGGCGCCACTCACTTTAGGTCCAAGTTGGTAGTCGGGAACTTTATTTAAAGGATTTAATCCAACTGGTTGATATGTTAATCTTTTGAGCAATAACGATTGCTTTATTACACTTTACAGGGAATACGATGAAAAAAGCACTACTGGTGGCGTTAGCGTTAGTGATAGCACCTATGGCAGCCATGGCTGCTGATTATAAAGAAGGCGTGCATTACACTGTGATTAATCAAGGGCCTGCGACTGCCAAGCCTGAAATCAAAGAGTTTTTCTCTTTCTATTGTGGTCATTGCTTTAATTTTGCTAAAACTGTGGTGCCACAAATTAAGTCAACCCTGCCAAAAGGTGTGGCGTTTAATCAAGCTCACGTTGAATTTATCGGCCGCGAAATGGGCCCTGAAATGTCACGCGCCTTTGCGGTTGCTCGCCAACTGGGTGTGGAAGAAAAGATAGAAAACGCTATGTTCAGCGCTATTCATGAGAAGCGTCAAAACTTCACGAATCGTGATGATATTCGCGCTTTATTCATAGCTAACGGTGTTGATGCTAAAGATTTTGATGCCGCGGCCAATTCATTCATGGTTAATGCGCAAGTGGCTAACATGAAGCGCGATACTGAAAACGCTAAAATCCAAGGCGTGCCAGCGCTGGTGGTGAACGGTAAGTATTTAGTGAAGACAGATGCCATCAAGTCTTACGATGAAATGTTAGATATCGCTTACTTCTTAGCTGAAAAGAAAGACTAAGACTGGATGCGAAACATAGCTGTTAATTAGGAGTCCTTCGGGGCTCCTTTTTTATGGGCGCTGGCCGAGATTTCCCATTGCAATGAATGTTAAGTTTATCATTTGTCAGTGTTTGTGTGTGATTGTGTTAACATTGGCTACAATGGTATATACAATTTTTTTTGAGCTAGCCCTCAAAAGCACAGATTGTTAGGAAACCAATGGCACCATAGAGTGTCATAATACTAGACAAGCCATAGTATTAATAATGAGTGGTTATGGCGCAGCAAGAAGTAATACAAGGAGGTTATATGAGAGTTTTCCCCGTTTATGCCCCAAAGCTAATGATTAAGCATGTCAGAATTTTTTTGAATGGGGCGATTTGGGTAAAAGATCTCGGGCGACTTGAGTTTGAGAAAGGGCGATTTATGTTGCCTAAAAAGAGTCAACCTAAGATTAAGCAGGCGGTAGTTGAATTGAATGCGTTGATTGAAGCGCAAAATCAGTTAGCTCTTCTGGCTTAATTTAGCACTTAGATAATCTGTTTCATCCTGTCTTCAGACATAGTTATCTTGATGCTTGGCACCCTTTGTAGGCTTCTACAATGGGTGCTTGCATGCTAATCATAGTGCTTAACTGGTAACTACTAGCTAGGTACTCACACTATGATTCCTCGCTATGACTCACAGTTAACCTTAGTCAACTTGGTTGTTCAGCAGTCCTACTAAACCAGTCAC is from Shewanella sp. SNU WT4 and encodes:
- a CDS encoding thiol:disulfide interchange protein DsbA/DsbL encodes the protein MKKALLVALALVIAPMAAMAADYKEGVHYTVINQGPATAKPEIKEFFSFYCGHCFNFAKTVVPQIKSTLPKGVAFNQAHVEFIGREMGPEMSRAFAVARQLGVEEKIENAMFSAIHEKRQNFTNRDDIRALFIANGVDAKDFDAAANSFMVNAQVANMKRDTENAKIQGVPALVVNGKYLVKTDAIKSYDEMLDIAYFLAEKKD
- a CDS encoding DUF1107 domain-containing protein, producing the protein MRVFPVYAPKLMIKHVRIFLNGAIWVKDLGRLEFEKGRFMLPKKSQPKIKQAVVELNALIEAQNQLALLA